A stretch of Chionomys nivalis chromosome 2, mChiNiv1.1, whole genome shotgun sequence DNA encodes these proteins:
- the LOC130869393 gene encoding 40S ribosomal protein S15-like → MAEVEQKKKRTFRKFTYRGVDLDQLLDMSYEQLMQLYSARQRRRLNRGLRRKQHSLLKRLRKAKKEAPPMEKPEVVKTHLRDMIILPEMVGSMVGVYNGKTFNQVEIKPEMIGHYLGKFSITYKPVKHGRPGIGATHSSRFIPLK, encoded by the coding sequence ATGGCCGAAGTGGAGCAGAAGAAGAAGCGGACCTTCCGCAAGTTCACCTACCGCGGCGTGGATCTGGACCAGCTGCTGGACATGTCCTATGAGCAGCTGATGCAGCTCTACAGCGCCCGGCAGAGGCGACGCCTCAACCGCGGCCTGCGGCGGAAGCAGCACTCGCTGCTCAAGCGCCTGAGAAAGGCCAAGAAGGAGGCGCCGCCCATGGAGAAGCCCGAGGTGGTGAAGACCCACCTGCGGGACATGATCATCCTGCCCgagatggtggggagcatggtgggcGTGTACAACGGCAAGACCTTCAACCAGGTGGAGATCAAGCCGGAGATGATCGGCCACTACCTGGGCAAGTTCTCCATCACCTACAAGCCTGTGAAGCACGGCCGGCCTGGCATCGGTGCCACCCACTCCTCCCGCTTCATCCCCCTCAAGTAG